The Nymphaea colorata isolate Beijing-Zhang1983 chromosome 5, ASM883128v2, whole genome shotgun sequence DNA segment ACGAAGAACACTTTAATTTCCTGAAGCTTTCTGAAAAGAATAAGCATTGTTAACTCCCACAATGTGCACATATCTAGTATGAACATTATACTTCAAGATTTCTGACAAGGACAAGTAGGGTGTCACCCCTTTCACTATAAGGTACACATGATTGTTCATTCATGAATATGGTATTCTTCAATTATTCCTACAGCTTATTgtgcattaaaaaacatgaattttttctgcacccaaagacacaaACTTCTTAAACACCTCAGACAATTTTCTTCAAAAggttacttttttattttccaagaTGTTAACAacttacttttttattttccaagaTGTAACAACATATTGGAGTGTATCTGATTGTTCATCAATGTGTAATTGGGAACCATGATGTATGGAATATGAACCAGAATTAGTCCGTGTCACAAATGATGGCAAAAAtaggaaaacatattttttatgtcaAACCATGATCATCACTATTTAGATAATAGATAGTACGTACTGACGCAAAAGCACTAAGCAAAGCCTAGGGTATGAGCCTACAAAGATAACACAAGTGGGATTAGGTGCATTCAGTGgtttcagaaaagaaattaaataaataaagtgtagtatttaaatgttaaaattaacaataaaaatgaacaatTCTCAATGAGAAACATATTAGtatctcataaaaaaatgaactagCAGAAATGCAATCAATTAAAATACATGACAACTAAGACATTAAAGATTCCACAACATGATAACAAGTATAATCAAGAATTAAAAAGATTAAATTTAATGAATGCTGAAAATTTAAAGTTAAAACTTATATTGCATAAACAGATCAAATTTGGAATTTAACCTCAACAATGATAAAACTCTTGTTTCTAatctcaaaaatttaaaattctcaaCTAAAACTTAAATtactattttaattttaaaaaaaatcagaaatcctCAACATAAACACAAATTCCATCATCACATTGTTTGCTGTAAAGCCATCTTCCATTATAGTCTTAGTAAACAAGAAAAGTACCtggaacacacacacacacacacatatacatatataattttatatatatatatatatatatatatataggaaatgcatatataggaaaattgaacgGTGACTAGCTTTTTAGAATGACCCAGCCATTTAATCTTCACCGTCCAATACAACATGATGGacggttaaaagaaaaataaggaaaaaaagatgaaggctTTGCTCTGACCTGAATCACTTCATAAGCCTCAGCAATTCCATTCAAAAGCTTTAGCAATTCAAAGTTGGGAGTGCTTCGACTCAAGGACATCAAGAATAGGCGGGTCAGGAGCCAGAGGAGAGAGACAaccaagatattttctttttgtgtcggtaaaaaaaaaaacatgtgtttttggACCATTACCTGATAAAATGATCTTTTCAGCATCGGTATAAATGATCTTTCCCTTGCGTTCGGCTATACGGTCGgaataaaaatcaatagattttttcgtcatctaatattagtttacatttttttctctttgttttcctctcaaccatccatctactTTAGATGGACGCCCTTGATTAAATGGCTGGGTGACCCTATATAACCAGAATcatcgttctctctctctctttctctctctctcttatatatatatatataaatataaggaATAAAACCTACAGCGACATACGTATTTTCAGATTATAATagtaggaggaggaggagtagAGTGAGAGTGTGAGTGTGAATATATATCACATGCAACATCAAAAGCATGAGGGAAAATAAAATCTGTATTAgccggaagaagaagaaatgaaaagctACTCCAGAAtggcaaaacaagaagaagaaaaaaaaaactgtcaaaaagaggaagaagaagaaaaagggaaaaactgaGGGAAAGGTGTCCGTTTTGGGCACCTAGGTAAGCCAAGGCGCAGGCTTAAGCACACCTTCTACAACTTAGCATACAAATTCATATACATAAACGTATCTACGTATTCACtcataaaatatgatttatctTGCCACCAGCATGAGACACCGAAAGTTTACTAGCCAGTGTAGGCCACTATATAAATACAGCATAACCCAGAATACAGCCGAAGCTCCATCCATGCCCCTGCtgatatttctttattttcattgagaaataggaagGGGGCAGGAAATCTTTTATTATTCAAAAGATTAttctattaaaatttaaaatagtaTTCAAATATAGAAAACGTACTGAAAATGTTGAAACAGTGTGATTACGACATGTATCAGTGCATCGTAGTGTTTCCAGTTGCTTCACTCGGGATGTGGTCAAAATAGCGTGTGCTGAGATGACTGAAGTATGTGCTCCTTGGGTATCAAGAATGACTTGACAAGCGCCATTAGCTAGGGGACTCAAACACCTCACAAGCATCCTAAGATCATGAGGGCTTCTGACATTCTGGCCAGTGTTATCAGAGACATAAAAACGCTATAGGAGCACCAAAGAAATCAGCCAAATACGAAATCAGTTAGCAGATTTGAACTGTTACGTATCGTAAGTTTTCTCCACATGGAATCTAGGAAATTGCAAGCTCCCCAGTTCGAAAGCAACCAGGAAAACAGCTAATTTTAAATGATTAAGTTCAACTAAAGAAGGCAAATATATCAATCCTTTGGAAGGCCTAAAGCAGAGTCTAAAGAGTCAGATCAAGCGAAGATACCAATATTGCATTCTTACCAGATTCAATTTGGATAAACCCTTTACAGGTTGTGAACTCTCGTGTGCCAGACTCCAGGAAATTTTTTCCAACTCTGATTCCAGTTCTGCCTCAAGATCCCGCATTTCAAGAGTCCTCTGAGGCGACTCTTCTGTAACAACACTGCTTGCATAATCACCACTTCCATCTTGGGCTGGAGTAGAAGCAATACCCGGATCCAGatatttctcttcttcatgaAATTCCTCATGCATCATATGCTTTTCTGTGGCCAAACCTTCTGCCTTGCAAGGAATTACCGCACATTCAAAACTTTCTTCCTTGCAAGGAATTACCGGACATTTACCACTTAATGGGTTCGAGCTTCGCATAGATTTTCTGGTATGGAGCTCTGTTTTCAATTCATGTATGAGTTTTCCGGTCTCGTCCAAAGCAACACTTAGTTTATCCATTTCATGTTTCCCCACAGAAGCCATAAGCATGGCCCCCATGCTAATCCCCCAACTGAAAAGATGATCCTCTGCACATGCATATTAAGACCAAGTAAAGAAATCAGCATTAAggtgaaaaccaaaaaaaaatattctgaATTTGCAAACAGCAAGTGCGAACTGAAAAGCAGCTCTGTAGTACTCGGGTTATCTGTTATCTAGAACTATATTCTTAAGAGTAAACTACCAACTCTTATGAACTGACTGGAGAAGCTCATCATATCAGTCAACATTTACTTCTACTTGCATGCACAACATAAAATTGTACTCTTCTTTTTactgatccaaatcaaataattGTTTTAGGCAGTCCTTTTCAATTTCCAAGATGGGCATTGGAATAAACAAATGCCTCCTGCAATAACCACATTACGACAGAACGTACCTTGGGAAAAGGATGAACTGCTAACCAGGCCGGGATCACGGCGCTCCCTCCCCAAACATCCCTTACTGTGCTTCTGCTTCTTCAAACGCAGAGACATCCTCTTCCTCTTTGGCGCTCCACTTCTTCGTCTCCCCGGCCCAGATCTTGCAGCCGCATGCCCTGTTCTAGTCGAACCGACACGGACGCTCGAAAATCTGAAAACCCCATCATCGGTCTCGGCTTTCTTCGACCTATGGACGTCGAGAGTATCCAAACCGTGGTGATCCTTATGGGGTTGAATAACCTCGCAGGAAGACTGGGGAGGAAGATCCTGAACGTCCGAGTCAGAAATGTCATCGGAGAGTTGTTGGTGGCGTCTCAGATCATGTGTCCGGGAATCTGTAAAGGCGTCTATGATGCGTTTTGCGAAGTACCCAGTAGTCGCTGCAGCGGCTACCAACAGGAACTGCGACATTTCCGACTACTCTTGTTAAACTTGCCAGAAATTGCCCACTTGGCTGTTcgcaggaagaaaaaaaaaatctgtgaTCAAACTCAACCAGAtccagagagagggaggaagggaggaTGCCGACGGTTGAGCTGCATTTATGTTGAGATTTGAGAAAGAAGCAGCTACTAGCACcttaattttgaaatagttttCGAGATTTGCCGCTAAAACCAGTCGAAAGGGAAATTCCTCCCTCTTCCCTTCAGTGGGACCGGAGCCAACGTACTGAAACGCATCAGACAGATCGTGGGTTCGTCCATGCACCACGTGTTCCTTGGCCGGCGTACCACGTTCGTGTTTGAAGGAGCCCAGTTCGATCCAAAAGCTCAGCTTCTTCAACGGCGCCGTAGGAGCTCAAGACGATAAGTTCCCGCGTGAAAAGTACATCTCTTTCCAACCACTCCGAGTTGGAGACCTACAGCGATAGACTAACTTGTTCAGTTGTTCTACATAAAATTGCCGCCACAGCAGTGTGAAATTTTAAGGCCGCAGTTCAATTCTGCATATCAACCGCCCAAGCAAACGAAGGACGAGCGCCTGCACGTGTTCCAACCATCGTTGGCAAACCCGGTCCAACTGGGGAATTGTTCGAGTCAACTGAGTGCTGCAGTACCGTGAAAGTAttttagtattattattattattaatttattatatatataacaaaataagtACATTATTATTagaatttagttattaatgtatataacatacttgaataattatattgcataagtaatttagtaatagaACATTTTAATTGGGCTCCAGTGTGAGTCGGAGCTGCACCCTTGTCCGGTGCacacccgactcgatgcgactCAAGTGtggcagtaaaatagaagagtctggGTAACTTAACTTGtacatttgattttcaaaagacTCAGGTTTACCTCGCTCGTTTCGATCGCCAAGTGAGTTCGGATCGGGTCAGAATCTAGACTGAGAGGACGATCATGACCCTCAAAGATATGATCAAAGTTTGCTTCCTAATCCTAATGTACAAAAATAGCTATCGCTTTAACATTGGGATGGCACCGCAGGAAGCATTAACAGGAGAATGGACGATCCCCTGGTATGGCAACATTGGATAGCTCAGGTTCATATGATTTGGGAGAAGTTCATTGCAACTTAGAGTCGGCAAAAGTAATATGATGATCATAGGCGCAAACCATTGTCCTTTGAGGTGGGAGAACATGTTTCTTGTGTGTTTCACTGACTAATGGACTATTTTGATTTGGGGAGAAAGAGAAGCTCGGCCCGAGGTACACTGGCTCTTCTGAGAATTTAGAGATGATAGTCGAGATTGTCTACTGCTTAACATTGTCACCTTGTTATGCTGATGTATGACATTCCACATATCAATGCTCAGATGGTATGTACTAGATCCCAGCCACATAATCAACCATGAGTAGTTGGAGTTGGAGGTGCAGAATTATCTCTCCTACAAGAAAAACCATTGATGATTGTAGATGAGGAGAAGTGTGTTTTGCAGATAAAGACTATTTATATTATCAAGCTGGAGTGGCAGCACCACACAGGGTGTACATGGGAACCCAAAGTAGATATGCAAACAAGATATCCTCAGTTGTTTGCACAACCTTATGAAATTTCAAGgacaaaattttcttaaagggTAGGAATGCAACATCCCAGACTATAGGTATGTTCAGAATCAGTTTATTCACTTTCTTGAGATGATTTCTGTAATTTAAATGTGTATGTACGCTATTTTCTCATGGTTTGATGACTTCATGTGAGATCGATATGTTGGGTAGAGTTCATTTCCAGCTCTCCAACGACACTAAATGAGTTAAAGTCGAACAAAGAATGATAGAAAATCATTCGCTTGAAACTTGAGTTGTTTAGAGAATTCTACAAAGTCTAGACACAATTTTAGTAAATTAGTGAGCAGCTTAATTGATACTAGCGAGCACTCTAATGGAATTCAGAAGTAAGCTCAGAGGTATATTAGTAATTTGCTAATCGGGCAGGATTAGAACTCACTTAATaatggtttaaactttaaataatGATTAACCTTAACTTTAAATAATGATTAACCTTAACTGATAAGAGATTAATTCTAATTAATATTAATTAACCTTGAGTTTAAGGGAAAATTTCTTAAACGTATTGGTTTTCCTTAAGAGAAGAAGTTCACAAAGGGGGAGGTTAAGTAAAGCCAACCCCTTCCCTTATGgtgaagagagagacagagagagaggaagaagagaagggggagaaagagaagccATTCATGTAGTCAGAAAGGTTGTTCAACAAATTAGGGGATGTCTGGCATAGACCAGAACTAGGCAAAACACAAGTATGGCTTCTTCTGGGGGTTTTTCGAtcaaaaatttgcattttgattAAATTTAGGTTTGTAGAATGTATGGTTTCGCACCAAATTTTAGTATCAGtctatttttcttgttctacaTATTGGTATATATGATTTGGTGAAAATAGCTTGGTTTACGCATTCATAGGGAGCCCAAAACCTCAAGTTTACTCAGGGGCTATTTGAGGTCATTTTGGCGCATAACAGAGCACCACCAAGACTTACACAGTTACAGAATGAATTGGGCTAAAAAGCCCAGTTGAATTTCATTTTGTACAGCCGGAATTGGCCATGGCTGATGGCCTTCCTTGGCTAGCCGGCACTAGCCGGAGGTAGCCAACTTGGCTAGACCATGGCCAGCTTAGGTCGTCCATAGCTTGGTTTGATGCATTATTGACTTTTATGTTTACTAGTATGTGCATACTTGCTCACCTGAAAACATTTGTGACGTGCCAGATGTGCATTTTGACTATCGTGCCTTCAcccatgaattaaaaaattcagGTGAACGAACAACCTTACACAGGCACTATTCTTCCTGATGGGTGTACTTTAGCCCTAGGGTATGATGTTAGGAGGCACACCGCCGATTTCCCTTTGATGTTGGGAGGAAGTTGAGTTTTCTTGTTTCCACTGCTTGCAAGCTGTTGATTGATTCAAACATATACCAAGTAGCATCATATGGTGTGTTGATATTGGGTTGTGAGCCTAAACATGAGACAGACACAGATCAACGGCCAAAAGCTGGTTTGCAATGAATAGACTTTATTGACTAGGCGTCAGCCGAGCCCATTGTAAAAGAGGCATGAGGCTTGGACATTCTACTGAGGAATGCATCATCATTCAGTGATTAGGACTTTCTGTGTAGGTAAGCATGCAGTTATCACAGCATGTTATGTATGGTGATTACTTTGTTGTACAAATAGGCTACATTGTGCGTTGACACATTTATGTTATTCGAGTTTTATGGTGTGCTTGCATTATACATTGCAAGCCCTTGGGATAGGCCATATTTTGAGTTTATTTCTAACATGTTTGATGTTTTGTGTTCTAAATGTTCACTTAGCATAGGGCAGCGCTTATGGATCGTGATGTTGTCAGGTAGAGGGTTATTACTAGGCACTGTGATTGACATTATTCATCCCCCCATTGTTTGTTGTTGGTTTgttgtgcgtgtgtgtgttttgAGTTTGCCCACCAAAATATATGTGTTGCGTGTTATTTATGATGTGCATTCACTGACGTGCTGCTGTGATAGAGCAATACATATTATTTTAGGACAAGTCGAGCTATGCACTATGTATGATTCACATTTACTCAAGCATAAGTTGTGAATAGAGTCATCACAATAAACCTTGTGTCACAGAATACATGTTTATGTAGTACATCTTTAAATGATACCAAAAGATAACTATTTCAAGAGCGGTCAGGTTGGTGAATGTTGTCTTGCTTCTTCAAGAGAACAGGTTGATTTGAAGCCACTTCTTGTTTGTGAAGATAGCTGCTTGTTGcatactttttctttctatattttcatgTGGCAAGAAAAATCACTTCGCCCTAAGGTTCAAAATAAATTGGTCTAACTTATATTTTGAGTGAGAAATATGTCGAGCAGGtgaaatgtaaaaaatattaaagccTCCTCACTTCAACAAATTTCAAAGCCAAAGGAAGGAGCAATGTAgaataatttaatatttttgcaAATAATCGGTTCTACTGTGTTATTTGTCATACATGAACGAAAAAAGGTGACCACATTAacaacttttcaaaataaaaaggaaaaaggttcaCAGCTGCTGTTAAATCCATGTCTTTGGACCATCTTGTAGGGGCACTTAACTTTTTCGGGACAAGGGGTTGGTTCACTTTTGGACATGAGTGTATTCACTTCAACTTTCCCAAATAATAGTTCCTACCTTCATGATTTGGGTGCATTCTATTAAAAAagtaaatttattttcaaatgcaTTGGAACCTTTTCCTTCCATATATTTCAATTGTAACATTACTTATGATgatattaaaaaacttaaaacttgAGACTTTTAATAGGGATAATAGATAAAGAATTTTAGACctatttaatgaaaaaaaaaaaaacaacagaatgcagattgatttttgaaattaaaatcaAAAGTGATGATGACAATACAACCACTAGGTTCCAATTGGTTGCTAAAAGGAGCCCTCGAAAACATGGCGTCTTATTGCCATCACATCTAGGAAACCCAACATAATCCaaataaatgttaaaaatgttttctaaatgaaaatcaaaatgaagtttaCATAAATGTCTTCTTAGGTAATGATGTTgtaaaagaaagattttttttcatatatggacaacttttttcatatatgaacAACTCTTTATTGTCTAAAACAAGCATCCAAAGAATGGCATGATACATTTTGTAATGCTGTATTGAAATGTGGTTTTAACTATTGATTACCGATGCTGCCTcgtttgtagaaaaaaaaaattatattgttttattattACACGTTGACAACATGCTAATTGCAAGAGATCATgttgaagacataaaaacaattgatccattttaaaaataaagaaaaataactacACTAAACTAAACTTGTTATGTAAACAGTGGACAAAACTAAAATAGCTACCAATTGATGTGGGGCTCTTGAACTCGTGGAACTAAAATGAGGATTGATGATCTATCGTTGGCTCATTTATATATCTAAGCATTAACAGGCCAAATAATGCATCTGTTTGTAGTGGAATGTTGCTACTAACTTTCAACATGCTCTCCCGCCAGCTTTCTTAGATTGATCGTCATTTTCGCTTCTTGAAATTAGCGAGCTACACCCACTTTAATTAGGGGTAACCGAAATAATGATTCTTTTGCTGCTGTTTTTTTGTGTGTTATCAAGAGAACCATTATATCCTAGCTAGAGATGTAAAATAGCAAGCAATGTCACTTTCATCCCGCCGAGAAAGAATGTGGAGCTAAATACTTAGAAATGACAATTGAGATTTTGTTTGGTTTAGACAATTACTGCGTGTAGAGATTTCAGTTGAAAGAGCCAATCAACTTGTGTTGCAACAAACAAAATGCTATTCATACTCCTCACAATCACGTGTATATGAAACATATAAAGTTGAAGTGTCACCACATCAAAGAACAATATTTAATAAAGCCGTCGACCTCCCTAATTGCATAGATAGAATACTAGTTTGTAGATTTATTCGGCCCTTAGTTCCCCTAAATTCCACAATACTATAGCTTCTGTTTAGTGCTTTAGACTACTTTACAAGACAAGCTTCTGATCCCTCATGACGTATATAACTCTTTGTATTGAGGCTTCCGTCTTGCTGATTATGGAGTACTATTAACAACAATTTGTAAACAAATTAAAGCCCCATCAGTAGTGAGAAAAGTGTAAAGATACCGTTAGAGTTCTCAAACAAGCTTTAACTCCAGATTCTCTAGAAAGTCTAGAAAATTCTAAAACTCGACCCATTCAGGAGTCCAACGACTACAGAGGATACCCATTGCGTCAAAGAATTACAACCCTGTATTTCCTAGCTCTGCCGAAGGAACTCTGCGGCAAGTATTCGAGTTAGAATAGGAGTCGCTGACCTTTTAGCTCCTGAAACTAGAACTTCAGACGCTTCGCTAGAGCTTATTGCTCGTGGCTTGAAAGACGTGTACCATAAGCTCCAGCGACAATGTGGTTCAATGGGATGAGAAATGGTGGATTTACTGATAATTGAATTGTAACAATGTCTTTTAACAGGTTAGGACTAGGTGTCGGTTTCTCTCCAAACTAAGAGCAACTCTTGTTTCATAATATCAGGAACGTGGTCTAAAGTGGGAAGGCGGACAGGCTTCCGCAGAGCCTTTGCCAGATGTTCATGTTGTGTTGTAACACCCTTGTCAGGTGATTCTACATATTCTGTTTATTCCCTTAATAAGGGGGACGGGACCCTCTGCTCCAGCAGACATTGACTGCTGCCAAATAATTACATTGTAAAGAAGGGACGATCATAAATTTCAAGCTCGTTGTATCCCCCATCAATTTAGTACCATCCAAAATGAGGTAATTTTTTAACTTTCCTGTCAAAAACTGAAGCATCAGTTAtatccattcaaaaaaaaaaaccaatcaGGATTTAGTCCATAAGACATGCACTGgtacataataaaaaaaatcagaaaatattgGATA contains these protein-coding regions:
- the LOC116254525 gene encoding uncharacterized protein LOC116254525, producing MSQFLLVAAAATTGYFAKRIIDAFTDSRTHDLRRHQQLSDDISDSDVQDLPPQSSCEVIQPHKDHHGLDTLDVHRSKKAETDDGVFRFSSVRVGSTRTGHAAARSGPGRRRSGAPKRKRMSLRLKKQKHSKGCLGRERRDPGLVSSSSFSQEDHLFSWGISMGAMLMASVGKHEMDKLSVALDETGKLIHELKTELHTRKSMRSSNPLSGKCPVIPCKEESFECAVIPCKAEGLATEKHMMHEEFHEEEKYLDPGIASTPAQDGSGDYASSVVTEESPQRTLEMRDLEAELESELEKISWSLAHESSQPVKGLSKLNLMDPIVVLNSNNEVTHVHPHPGSHEHRHGISILDLEHELRNLSMEHQETHIQKSNLTPQSTLASIHSEIGDDELSGDSATSGAVKDEAWEEEQNCYTILKKVKPVNQEFPTLRKKRTFEAELPCHCPLNASYNAYVCQ